The SAR202 cluster bacterium genome has a window encoding:
- a CDS encoding 4a-hydroxytetrahydrobiopterin dehydratase, with amino-acid sequence MTLWREKCGVCRRDSPKVTDAEIVELKPLVPNWELTEEQGVKHLERTFKFKDFAQALAFANKVGQAAEEEGHHPRLVVEWGRVGVGWWTHKIKGLHRNDFIMAAKTDQIAGGG; translated from the coding sequence ATGACACTCTGGCGCGAGAAATGCGGTGTATGCAGGAGGGACTCACCGAAAGTTACGGATGCGGAAATCGTTGAGCTGAAGCCGCTGGTGCCCAACTGGGAGCTTACCGAGGAGCAGGGCGTTAAGCACCTTGAGCGCACGTTCAAGTTCAAAGACTTCGCTCAGGCGCTGGCATTTGCCAACAAGGTGGGCCAGGCCGCCGAAGAGGAGGGCCACCACCCGCGCCTCGTGGTGGAGTGGGGTAGGGTGGGCGTCGGCTGGTGGACGCACAAGATCAAGGGACTCCACCGCAACGACTTCATCATGGCCGCGAAGACGGACCAGATCGCCGGTGGCGGGTAG
- a CDS encoding adenylosuccinate synthase, translating into MTVSAVLGAQWGDEGKGKIVDFLSRNADIVARFSGGNNAGHTIITDKGKLVLHLVPSGILWPQTLGIIGNGVVVDPDVFLHEISSLATKGVDVTGRLIVSERAHIVMPYHVLLDQLSEKAKGKDAIGTTGRGIGPAYMDKAARTGIRAADLKDLESLLPRLESVLSHHNAIITKVYGHKAVDLKDVLDKCKAWSSKLAPYIGPAEHIVSHAADTGKNVLLEGAQGAMLDIDHGTYPFVTSSSPTIGGALTGLGLQPRQINSIVGVYKAYSTRVGGGNFVTELLDATGTSIRDRAQEFGATTGRPRRVGWFDAVTGRYSSRINGYTSIVLTRLDVLDIYHVIKVCVGYELDGEIVHDFPGSATELSRCVPIYENHRGWDTPTAGARRLEDLPKNARRYVDRLEELVGVPIDVISTGPHRDETVMVRDLMKV; encoded by the coding sequence ATGACGGTCAGTGCCGTTTTGGGCGCCCAGTGGGGCGATGAGGGAAAGGGAAAGATCGTAGACTTCCTTTCCAGGAATGCCGATATTGTCGCCAGGTTTTCCGGGGGCAATAACGCCGGCCATACAATCATCACGGACAAGGGCAAGCTGGTCCTTCACCTCGTGCCCAGCGGCATCCTCTGGCCGCAGACCCTCGGCATCATCGGAAACGGAGTCGTCGTCGACCCCGACGTCTTCCTCCACGAGATCTCAAGCCTCGCAACCAAGGGCGTGGATGTCACCGGCCGACTGATCGTGAGTGAGCGCGCCCACATTGTCATGCCGTACCACGTCCTTCTCGACCAGCTTTCTGAGAAGGCGAAGGGCAAGGACGCAATAGGCACTACAGGACGCGGGATCGGACCTGCGTACATGGACAAGGCCGCTCGCACCGGCATCCGCGCGGCGGACCTGAAGGACCTGGAGAGCCTGCTGCCGCGGCTTGAGAGCGTGCTCAGCCACCACAACGCAATCATCACCAAGGTGTACGGCCACAAGGCTGTAGACCTCAAAGATGTCTTAGACAAGTGCAAGGCGTGGTCGTCCAAACTTGCCCCCTACATAGGGCCGGCCGAGCACATCGTCAGCCACGCGGCGGATACGGGCAAGAATGTGCTCCTTGAGGGCGCACAGGGCGCGATGCTGGATATCGACCACGGCACGTACCCGTTTGTGACCTCGTCTTCGCCGACTATCGGTGGCGCCCTTACCGGGCTTGGCCTGCAGCCACGGCAGATTAACTCGATAGTCGGCGTCTACAAGGCGTACAGCACCCGTGTCGGCGGCGGGAACTTCGTGACCGAGCTGTTGGACGCAACGGGCACCTCGATTCGGGACCGCGCGCAGGAGTTCGGCGCCACCACGGGCCGCCCGCGCCGCGTGGGCTGGTTCGACGCCGTCACCGGCCGCTACAGCAGCCGCATCAACGGGTACACATCGATCGTTCTCACGCGTCTGGATGTGCTGGACATCTACCATGTTATCAAGGTGTGCGTAGGCTACGAGCTGGACGGGGAGATCGTGCATGACTTCCCCGGCAGCGCGACGGAGCTGAGCCGCTGCGTGCCGATTTACGAGAACCACAGGGGCTGGGACACACCCACAGCCGGCGCGCGCCGCCTGGAGGACCTCCCCAAGAACGCCCGCCGCTACGTTGACCGCCTTGAAGAGCTGGTCGGCGTCCCCATAGACGTCATCTCCACCGGCCCCCACCGCGACGAGACAGTTATGGTTAGAGACCTCATGAAGGTGTAG